TATTTCTAATTTAGAAAAAAGAACATTTATTATGAAAAATATAAATGATAATGGTATTAAAATATTTAAAACAAGATGGGTACTATCTTATTTAAAAGGTCCTATTTCAAAAGATGATATTAAAAAACTAATGAGTGAAAAAATATCAAAGTTAAAAAACAAGTTACAAGAAAAAGTACTTCCATCAAAGCAAGAAAAAAAGGTTGAGCAAAAAGCTCAAGTGAAAAGTAATTCAGCTGATTATATAAAACCAATCCTTCCAAATACAATAGAGCAAAAATACTCTTATTTTTCTCAAAGCGATGAATATTCATTACAGCCTTATTTATTATGTACAAGTAGTATAAACTTTGTTAATACATCAAAAGCAATTGATAAAAAAGAAGAAATACAGTGTAAAATATATTTAGATAAAAATATAAATGAAATTGATTTTAATGAAAAAGAAGAAGTTCAAAATGACTCTTTTGAAGAAAAGAATAGAACAAACTCAATTTTTTATGAACTTCCTAGTTTTTTACAAAATGAAAGAGAAATAAAAGCAATTCAAAAGCAATTTAATAACTATATTTATAGAAATGAAAAGCTAAAATTATTTAAAAACAGTTCTCTAAAAATCACTTCAAAACAAGATGAATCTTTAAATGATTTTAAAATAAGAATTCAAGATAGATTAAACGAAAAAATTGATGAAGAAGTAGAAAAACTACAAAAGAGATTTGAAAAAACGGAAGATTCTTTAGAAAAAAAACTTGATAAACTTTATGTGAAACTTGAAAAAGAAAAAGACCAAGCTGCAGCAAAAACTACAAATACTCTAATATCGATTGGAAGTTCAATACTTGGAGCTTTTTTTGGAAAATCAGTATTAAGTAAAACAAATATAGGAAAAGTTGCACGAGGTGCAAAAGGTGCTAGTGCTATTTTAAAAGAACGTTCTGATGTGAAATTTGTAGAAGAAGATATTCAAAACTTAAGTGCAGAAGTTCAAGAATTAGAAGAAACATTAGCCTTAAATATTGAAGAAATAAATAATGAATATTCAATCTCTAATTATGAGATTGAAGAGTTTAATATAAATTTACGAAGAAAAGATATATACAATACAAAAATAGAAATTTTATGGGAAGAAATATAATGACAAAAGATTTAAACGAGTTTTTAAAAGATTTTAAAAGTGTGAATATAAGTACATTAGATGAGAAAGGAAACCCTTTTTCATCTTATGCTCCTTTTATTAAAATAGAAGATAAATACTATGTATATATCTCTGATATGGCAAAGCATACAAGTAATTTAAAAAGAAAAGATATTTGTAGCTTGTTCTTTGCAGAAGATGAAAGTACTTGTTCAAATATTTTTGCAAGAAAAAGAGCTATGGTTCAATGTAATGTAAAAAAAATAGAACAAGATTCTCAAAATGAAGAAAGTAAACTATCTGCTTTTAAAGTAAAGTTTGGTGATAAAATGATTGATATGCTAAAAGGAATGCAAGACTTTCATGTTTTTGAATTTACACCTTTTTATGGTGAAGCAGTTTTTGGCTTTGGAAAAGCATACAATTTAGGTGGAGATGATTTTAGCCAGTTTGTAAATAGACCAAGTACTAATAATTCAAGTGGTCATGGACATGGAAGTAAATAGACAGTATTTTATACTGCCTATTTATTAGAATTTAAAGCAATATTTTCAAACATTTCAACTAAATATTGTATTTTTAACTCTTTTGCTAAAGAAAAAGCACTATTTCCTAAACTATCTTCATAAAGAACTTCAGCTCCATTATTTACTAAATAATTAATACTTCTTAATTTGTTATAAAGTACTGCATAAATCAATGGTGTTGATTCCATAATATCAAGTTCATTAATGTCTAAGCCAGCAGTTTTTAAATATCTGATTAACTTCACATCATCTTTATAAATAGCGTAATGCATTGCAGATAAACCATCTATAACTTTTGTATCAATTCCTTTTTTTATTAAAAAGCTAATTAATTTATAATCCTTATTATGCATTGCCCAGAAAAGTGCATTTCGACCTTTTTTATCTCTTTTATTTATATCACTGTTTTCAGATAACTTATTTAATAAATTATCATTTTGATAAATCCCATTTCTTATTAAAAAATTGTCAGACATCTTTTTTCCTTTTATATAATATTGATAATTGTTATCATATATAATATAAACTTAATATCTTATAAATTATTATTTTAAACTTGATATAATATACTATGAAAATTTCTTACCACAGAAGACGCAAAATAAAAACTAGAAGAATTGCAATAAACCAATTCTTACAAAATGGCATTGATGATCCAAAAGAATTAGCTAGAGAATTAAAAGTAACCATTCCTACTATAAAAAGAGATTTAGAAGCTCTTAAAACTATGACAAAAGAAGATTTGACTTTTGAAACAAGACAGACCTCACAAGAATTATTAGATAAAAAAGATACAATTTTAAGTATGCTTGATAATGAAGAGTATTATAATGAGAATGGTGAGCTAAATATTACAAAGATATGTAAGGAACTTAAAACAAGCAGAACAACTGTTCTATCTGTTTTAAATGGCGAATAAAGAGACTTAATCTTTATTATTAGAATAGATTTTACCATCTCCTGAAATTAATATAGCCATACCTTTAGTATTTTCAAATTGTGAAAGAATAATAAGTAATATCATCATAAGTGGAACAGATAAAAACATTCCAACAGTTCCCCACATAGCACCCCAAATAACTAAAGATAAAATTACAACAAATTGAGAAATATTTAATTTATTACCCATTAATCTTGGATAAATTATATTTCCTATTATAAATTGAATTAAAGCTAATAAAATTAAAACAATTAAAGCATCTGAAAGTTCTGGAAACTGTACTAAAGCAAAAGCTGTTGGAATAATTACAGCAATAATACTTCCAATAGTTGGAATAAAGTTTAAGATAAAAGCTAAAAATCCCCAAAGAACTGCACCTTGTAAAGATAAAGAATCACAAACTAAATATGTTAAAAAACCTGTACATAAACTAATAATTGTTGTTATTGAAATATACATTCTAATACTTTTTGAAACACTGTGTAATACATCTTTTGCCTTTGCTCTATTTTCATAATTAGGGAAAAGTGCATTTATTTTTGCATTAAAAAACCTTTGATCTAATAAAAGAAATAGTACATATAATAAAATCTGCATAATATTGCTAACGATTGAACTAAAAGCTGCTATTACTTTGTTTATTAAAGAAGCAATACTAAACTGCTCAAACAACTTTTCAAACTTATCTGAGAAGTCATATCCTGTCATAACAGATAGCTTATCTATTAAACTATAGAATTTATCGTCAAGTTGTGCAATAGTAGAACTTAACTCAACCATACTAGAAGCAATAAAACTACCAATTTGAAGCATTGAAACTACAATAATAATTAGTGATAAAGGAATTGAAATAAATTCTCCAAAATTAGAGTTCATAAAAGGTAATCTTTTTATTTGATTAGCAAGTGCATTTATTAGAAACCAAATAAGTATTGCAATTGCAATAGGTGTTAAAATGCTACTTAAACTTGAAAATGCAAAAACAACAAGAGATAAAAAGGCAAAGAAATAAAAAGCTGCTGCAAAATTAGTATTATATATTTTTGCAGTTGAAGAATTCTTTGTTACTATATTTTTATTTAAATGGTCCAAGATTAACCTTTTTTAATTTATTTAATATAATAACAAATAGTTTATTTAAACTTCTTATTCTGCTTCTTTTTGTGCATCAATTTTTAATAACTCAGCAATTTTTGCATCAATTATTTCTAAAGTTTTATCTTGCGTTTGAACAGAAATATCAGGCAACTCTCCACCAAATAGTTTTTGAGCTTCTTCAAAACCTTGAACAAGACCTACTCTACTTTCTTGAAGAGCTTCAATATTATCTCCTGTCATATTAATTACAAAAGATGTAACTCTTTGTGATGTTTCATCCACACCGAAAAATCCACCATCTGAAACTAAATCTTTAGCTTCGCCTTGTGTTAATTCAGTAAATGCTTTTCCTTCATAACCAATTGATTCTAAAGACATACCACTTTGCGTTGTATCGCCTTCAAAGAAACTTACATACTCATCATTTCCACTAACTAAATTAGTTAATATTTGCTGAGCATTAGTATTTCCCTGTGAAGCTTCCGTACTTTTAACTTTTAAGTAGTTCATAATACTATGTGTTGAAATAGCAACATTTACAGCAGCATTATGTAATTTACTCTCAGTTTGACTACTTGACTCAGTAGTAGTTTTAGAGTTATCAATAGTTTCATAAGCTTTATTCATATTTTCATTGAATGCAGTTAAATATGGGTTTGTTTGATTTGTATTTATAGTATTCATAGACTATCCTTCATTATTGTATTTTAGTACTACAATTCTTAAAATTAGCTTAAAAATAATTAAGTTTAATCAATAATAATTTAATGATGTTAAGATACAGATAAATTATAATTAATCTGTATATTTTACAACTTTTTAATCTTTTCTATATCTTTTTAGGAATATATCAATTTCATTTTTCATAGTATTATGATAGCCTTTAGTACTAGTATATAAATAAAAAGCAGATTGAATCATAAAAAAGTAGTAGGCATTAACATATCCGATATATACAAAAATCACATCAGCAACAAAGAAACAAATAAATGCATAAGATCTCATTATATGATTAGGGCTAGATAATAAGTAACTTCCTACAATTGCAATTGATGCTGCGATAAAATCAATTATTAATACATTAAAATCGATATCTTCTATATTTGGAATTATAGTAAATATTAGGATTGAAATATAAATAGATAAAATCAAAGAAATAAGACTAACATCTCTTTTTCTATTTTTTGTTAATTTATATATTCCAATAATTGCTGTAATAAAAAATAAAATCATTTGAATAATTACAGGAATTTTTCCATTTAAAGTAAAAAAAGTAAGTAAGGCAAGATTTGAAATAAAGAAACTAATAAATCCAAAATATAAAGGTCTTGTATTATCTTTAGAACTTAAAGACATTAGATATGCACCCACTATAGAAAAGATTGCTCCAATAGCTTCTAAAATTATCATTATTTCTCACTTTTATAAATTTATGCAATTATAATCATTTAATCAAAAAATTTAATGAATATAATAAGTATTTCACTATAATTTCAAAAATTAATTTGAAAGACATCTTTGCAAGAATTTAATACAAGAGAAAAATGCTACAAATGTTACAGACCAAAAACCTCATGCATGTGCGAGCATACAATAAAACCATTAAAAACTAATACTAAATTTGTGATATTAATGCACCCAAAAGAGTTTAAAAAAACTAAAAATGGAACAGGCCATTTAACAAATAATTCTATAGAAAACTGTGAGTTACATATAGGAATAGATTTTACTAATAATACCAGAATTAATGAACTTATAAATGATACAAACTATGAAGCTTTTGTTTTATATCCAGATGAAAATGCTATTAAACTAAATGAAGAAAAATTAAGTAAGAAAAAAAATAGCTTAATTTTTATTATTGATTCAACATGGCCATGCTCAAAAAAAATACTAAGATTAAGTAAGAATTTAAGTACCTTAAAGAAAGTAAGTTTTGTACACAATAAATCTTCGCAATTTATGATAAAAACGCAACCTAATCCACATTGCTTATCAACGATTGAATCAACACTTTGTGTTTTAGAACAACTTAATAATCAAAATATTGAATGCATTAATAAATCTTCACTTGATAATTTTCTTCAACCCTTTATAAAAATGGTTGAATATCAAGTTTCATGTGCAAGTGTAGATGGTAAGTTTATAAGATTCAAAAAGAAGAACATTTTATAGTTATTAAACTATTAAAAATATGGTTTCTTTACGTATTTATACACAAAAGTTGTAAATTAACAACTTTTTTATAATTATTAAAGATATTTTTGCAATTTTTCACTATAATAAGCCAAAAATTATAATTTGTTTGGAGATATAAAATATGTACAATTTAAAGTTTGTATTTACTGCTTTATTTTTAACTAATTCATTGTTTGCTTTAACTGATATTAAACCATCAAATATTGAAGAAAATAAAATAGTTGAAAAAATTGAAGAAGTAGAAAATATTAAGCCTAGTGAAGAAGAAATCTTTATACAAGATAGTAAAAGAACTGTGAAACAACTACTATCTTTAAGAAAAATACCCAATTCGTTCTTATCAAATTCATCAATTAGAGCTTACTATAAGAATTTTGAGAATCAATTAATTTGGAGTGATAAAAATGGTATAAAAGATATTTCATTATCATTATTAGAAACAATTAAAAATGACCCAGTGTTAAAACCTAATGTGAAAAAAGCATTTAATTTAGGAAAAGTCCTAAATGAATTAACAAAAATAGAAAAAGAAAATGACAAATATATTGAAAGTATGGCAAAAATAGATTTCATGCTTACAAGTATTTATGATAAGTATATGAACTATTTATCAAAAGGTTATATAAACTGGAAAGGTTTTAAAAGAGAGCTTAGAAAACTTGATAGAAAAGAAGAAATTCTTGCTGATTGGGAAAAGCATAATGCAAATAAGAACTCAAAAAGTTTATTAAAAACTGCCATTATGGAAAATGATTTAAATTTAGCTTTCAATGAAGTTAACTACACTTATCCAAAGGCAAAAGAGTTATCAAAAACAATACAAGAATTTGAAAAAATCGCACAAGCAGGTGGATATGTAAAACTACCAAAATTTAAAAGATTAGAAGAAGGTGATAAATCTCCTGTTGTGAGTATACTAAGGGAAAGATTATTACAAAGTAATGATCTTAAAGCTGATAATTGTGATTTACAAAAAGATATAACACCTGAAAATATTTCACAAATCAAAAGAGAAGAAATTCCAACTACACAAGTAGATACTCTTGTAATTGAAAATAATTGTTATGAATCTTTTGATAAAAATGTAAAAGATGCTGTTATTTCATTCCAAAAGAATCATGGTTTAACTGCAGATGGAATAGTAGGACCAAGTACTAGAAAGTATTTAAATATTTCTGTTGAAAGTAAAATTGTTAAAATGAGACTTAACCTTGAGAGAATGAGATGGCTTCCAAGATCACTTGGAGAAAAGTTTCTTTTAGTAAATATCCCTGATTATAAATTAAAAATGTATGAAAATGATGAAGTAAAACTTGCAATGAAAGTTGTAGTAGGAACAAGAAAAAACCCTACTCCAATTTTCTCAAATAAAATGTCTTTTGTTGTTTTAAATCCTTACTGGAGAATTCCTCCAAGAATTGTAAAAAGAGAGATTATTCCAAAATTATTAAAGAACCCTGGATACTTAAATGGTAAAGGAATTAACCTTTATGAAAATTGGGACCACAACTCTACTCAATTTGATTTAAACTCAATTGATTGGAACTTATATGATGAGAATAGAGTAGCTACAACAAATTTAACTACTTCAATTATAGATGGAGAAGAAGTTCAAATTGAAGAAACTGTAGAACCAGAAAAAGGTCCTACAATGAGATTTATTCAAATGCCAAGTAATAAAAATCCATTAGGAAGAATGAAGTTTATGTTCCCTAATAAATATGCGGTTTATTTACATGATACTCCAGCAAAAAGATATTTCAATTACACAAAAAGAGCTTTATCTCATGGATGTATCAGGTTAGCTGAGCCAAAAGAATTATTAAAAGTAATTGCATCTGAAGATGAAAACTTAGATTATACTAGGGCTAGCAATATTTTAGAAGATATTGAAAAAACACAAATTGGTTTAAAGAAAAAGATACCTGTACATATGGTTTATTTAACATCTTGGGTTGATGAAAATAATATCGTACAATTTAGAGATGATGTTTATAGATATGATAGAATGCAAAAAAAGCTTTTATACAAAAAAAATCAATATATGTAAAAGTATAAGTAAATAAAAAGAGTTTAACTCTTTTTATTTATTTTATAAGAGTTAAATTATTCTTTATATGTTCAATATTAGAAACATCTAAAACATGCTTTTCATTTAAAACTTTCATAAAAAATCTAACTTCAGCATTTGTAAAACCATCCAATTCTTTGTCTTTAATAGATATTTCATCTTGTAGTCTAATTCTTTTTAATTTCCCGTTCTCTTCTTTTGCATAATAAACAATATCAAGTTCAGTTTGATTAACTTTTTCAATCGTTACAATAACTCTATTAGTTCTAACTTTTAATTTAAATTCTGGATATAAAACTAAAAAATCATCTGTTGAAATATAACCAATATAAAGTTTTGTATAAATATCAAAAAATAGTCCTAGTTTTGCAGATGAAAAGAATCTTAAATCAACAACAAATTTTGGATGTGAGCGACATTGATTTAAAATCCATTCTAAAGTAGGAAAATACTGAAACTTTTTATATTTAACTCTATATGTTTCTATATATTTTTTATGTTTTTGTGCTCTTAAAGTTGTGTTGTTTTTCTTTGTTTTCTTAGCAAAGATAATTCTTTTGATTAATTCATCATCATCTAAATCTTTTGTTACCCAAACAGTTGCATAATCAGGGAAATTTCGAAGTCCTACTGAACCTTTTGTAACAATGATTAAAGCTCTAATAGTTAATGTTGGGAAAATCATTTTTAATAGTGCGTATTTTT
This sequence is a window from Poseidonibacter parvus. Protein-coding genes within it:
- a CDS encoding ankyrin repeat domain-containing protein codes for the protein MSDNFLIRNGIYQNDNLLNKLSENSDINKRDKKGRNALFWAMHNKDYKLISFLIKKGIDTKVIDGLSAMHYAIYKDDVKLIRYLKTAGLDINELDIMESTPLIYAVLYNKLRSINYLVNNGAEVLYEDSLGNSAFSLAKELKIQYLVEMFENIALNSNK
- a CDS encoding HugZ family protein, whose translation is MGRNIMTKDLNEFLKDFKSVNISTLDEKGNPFSSYAPFIKIEDKYYVYISDMAKHTSNLKRKDICSLFFAEDESTCSNIFARKRAMVQCNVKKIEQDSQNEESKLSAFKVKFGDKMIDMLKGMQDFHVFEFTPFYGEAVFGFGKAYNLGGDDFSQFVNRPSTNNSSGHGHGSK
- a CDS encoding L,D-transpeptidase family protein, whose translation is MYNLKFVFTALFLTNSLFALTDIKPSNIEENKIVEKIEEVENIKPSEEEIFIQDSKRTVKQLLSLRKIPNSFLSNSSIRAYYKNFENQLIWSDKNGIKDISLSLLETIKNDPVLKPNVKKAFNLGKVLNELTKIEKENDKYIESMAKIDFMLTSIYDKYMNYLSKGYINWKGFKRELRKLDRKEEILADWEKHNANKNSKSLLKTAIMENDLNLAFNEVNYTYPKAKELSKTIQEFEKIAQAGGYVKLPKFKRLEEGDKSPVVSILRERLLQSNDLKADNCDLQKDITPENISQIKREEIPTTQVDTLVIENNCYESFDKNVKDAVISFQKNHGLTADGIVGPSTRKYLNISVESKIVKMRLNLERMRWLPRSLGEKFLLVNIPDYKLKMYENDEVKLAMKVVVGTRKNPTPIFSNKMSFVVLNPYWRIPPRIVKREIIPKLLKNPGYLNGKGINLYENWDHNSTQFDLNSIDWNLYDENRVATTNLTTSIIDGEEVQIEETVEPEKGPTMRFIQMPSNKNPLGRMKFMFPNKYAVYLHDTPAKRYFNYTKRALSHGCIRLAEPKELLKVIASEDENLDYTRASNILEDIEKTQIGLKKKIPVHMVYLTSWVDENNIVQFRDDVYRYDRMQKKLLYKKNQYM
- a CDS encoding nicotinamide mononucleotide transporter: MIILEAIGAIFSIVGAYLMSLSSKDNTRPLYFGFISFFISNLALLTFFTLNGKIPVIIQMILFFITAIIGIYKLTKNRKRDVSLISLILSIYISILIFTIIPNIEDIDFNVLIIDFIAASIAIVGSYLLSSPNHIMRSYAFICFFVADVIFVYIGYVNAYYFFMIQSAFYLYTSTKGYHNTMKNEIDIFLKRYRKD
- a CDS encoding AI-2E family transporter, with the protein product MDHLNKNIVTKNSSTAKIYNTNFAAAFYFFAFLSLVVFAFSSLSSILTPIAIAILIWFLINALANQIKRLPFMNSNFGEFISIPLSLIIIVVSMLQIGSFIASSMVELSSTIAQLDDKFYSLIDKLSVMTGYDFSDKFEKLFEQFSIASLINKVIAAFSSIVSNIMQILLYVLFLLLDQRFFNAKINALFPNYENRAKAKDVLHSVSKSIRMYISITTIISLCTGFLTYLVCDSLSLQGAVLWGFLAFILNFIPTIGSIIAVIIPTAFALVQFPELSDALIVLILLALIQFIIGNIIYPRLMGNKLNISQFVVILSLVIWGAMWGTVGMFLSVPLMMILLIILSQFENTKGMAILISGDGKIYSNNKD
- a CDS encoding tRNA-uridine aminocarboxypropyltransferase translates to MQEFNTREKCYKCYRPKTSCMCEHTIKPLKTNTKFVILMHPKEFKKTKNGTGHLTNNSIENCELHIGIDFTNNTRINELINDTNYEAFVLYPDENAIKLNEEKLSKKKNSLIFIIDSTWPCSKKILRLSKNLSTLKKVSFVHNKSSQFMIKTQPNPHCLSTIESTLCVLEQLNNQNIECINKSSLDNFLQPFIKMVEYQVSCASVDGKFIRFKKKNIL